From Homalodisca vitripennis isolate AUS2020 chromosome 1, UT_GWSS_2.1, whole genome shotgun sequence, the proteins below share one genomic window:
- the LOC124363129 gene encoding protein PF14_0175-like isoform X1, translated as MMIKHLRDFLRAYLKERAAAQGRVQKPKLLIYDEYLKKYVRAEELLLPGKKKTIEGPISLRSSNEHLLFDILLKKFINPKLDLPAKIVPLGIKDEHEFHNLYDFNRTNQVNINTSSIDYFWGKKKGSKGKKHSNYPALPPVHNKPQETGPFREGWAGQLTKPPVSNPRPEKGSSSCFEDPDKDPKKKPKKKKQKNLVCGKNIKQEKDISTTKEANENLKCLELPEKDCKYSKDVKPAESTSQPQYDDKWSSKLDKERSKKESRNVFKNICSKLFLSGKYEEKTRKKESSGMSHKSSSQLENDSCKLKADLENELIKKVKDCNKTTENISKIEYKKDNLPHTSNSAQGKYNVCDMGKEPKKPGKSELVTPKSKCFPDLNTKPCPCTLTSSVTKTKPDPCGFISAKPVVENTVKYKQETPCSESICRKPCTDDKILKPSSKSTSISAQHDTTSDTNMTAGKGSICPEVNKRCVTANIDEMKKECKRSIAQEFKTSSFQKALQCTALMVNKKDICDNKSTATKNIKYNFIVDPKVQKLKPPCPKNDDVSTKEIRNKECKISKEPSKEHKVISDVLNVCDCKEKTCDKEESSKINDSFEACDKNICKNDKQSVKCPLSLSESTNVQCPKSKKDENVTQSANICTKLTRKDAELVLAECPKPKTKECVSKKDDRIRQTSKGPQETKERNAKRQCKSLSAFQCQHIEPKVTEKLQIISQETSFNQVGMNSDLSKLKFEKYMGFKIKRSSAETIQPDENKMKTSKSPCKKLSSIEKPCATSIRESEVKIKEPKKYKNNENYSKHKKIDTKITKSELCLKNSKTSLKKGKSSTDKKLNSKKSISCPNKMREEKRNEVCGQSKTSELSPKRFEAKICSPSSEVNSKTNTKKVSSKQNIKKSKLVEDCCLSDISNIVESNKECTIKDLKKFSDHCEQDNSVEKIDKDLSNQCNKNVDDGESLNKKEAICEEQVDKLIKTNGSKCSEMNKPEESKIKCPTNKQPKSSSEQSQESMKRKISNKVKRNKSAVICSFDKASNKSISLKSKATQNSKKILLKAKSSPNITKTSSKGKKSKFCNKVKDPKTQKSKTSMRNTTVCSKPSRDLEITTKEKSSSSKTKLSKSKNREKSKDSKDNISKSSNRSKSTRMCSLQTLQKRVTENAVKKSKTVEVKSFSEMKSNGPEIDKADLQNGSSVLGNLSEIKEKKVQDRSNENIVVLFDKEKKLDNSNVLNPKSGTTAVQYSQKNEYWYTNNMGSKFALKEGESQNEYSKLECSKLMHSQRHLTIPEHIIQQNKNNKDSSTVKTIRSNLPKMTQKTRKIECASVQNNNTTAKFTKKDEVNTMIKIDREELDRIDEGKNIQSVESKKMGENFKCNDSVMKKYDIKDKHDNKKIILTNKSKSKDSIVRPIFVKKQNVIDQPVCENLQSAMHSEIKSKENEKHWIGKNLTVGKKGVMQKNKFSQEQIILSNNIKKTIKTDLVDKSLHKHQNNNKKDELNIKELLNQQKLTKLKIFNPTISKRFALRSINGSHVLPIAIKTERNRGKSSYSSTEGNKHNSDAFKKTITETINKPSTDKSHLNTNNKLNKRIKIGTDLNRDKKIQPFNGTNKLQPYLPSKSPKEHMNGSLCSDNKNYGRKNIISDSKAQHQDKSITLKTSNISINNEQYPKDKQTYKKEKHNHVSEQMGSTKLSVVQNNENDHINKKSLNKSTVGNLKSDNCSSKLNMLNILISNGNQPKDKVINTTDKTEKMLMKLSSPEHKKAQTSSVKQSLTGNEIGHLKSDNYSSKLNMSDIVISNDKWSSDKESNTKEMKRDFKAEKIHMEPSAQQLKEAVYNSTKQSVTKNVTGNFKSDNLLKLHKPVSNKITPSLENRIKNSPSTCVNLNKDSLTNTKEDVSSEVSKTNTNNLQDTLNNVKREKIYTIQNIKTKTALQSQNKRTNLINANLKNPPKLENFNRNKNVNIKSKTFIQETSSSLVNRNRPNTVNNTFAHTQNLSLVKSLAAKNNVEKQQIRLEVKNVQDKMQKNTADTTKKLTNPRVKSSLSPIQNDTIERQRTFMTKPGKRLKKIMKKNTSLKVKRCKTYVVLRKSNITNSLRENRSLVGSVQSKTQETGNMKQINTSKENDVKKSIKVDRIRKRASVIFKDHKSNSNLSQRNVTNNINNGLDQGKTNENKIKIPLSKELSKVSLLKSNSDQNLKSLLNSNINESGKNLNTSHTNINRGQMNKNKTVNVFPSSKLNSTHHSPFKKIPGAK; from the exons ATGATGATAAAACATTTACGGGATTTCCTAAGAGCCTACTTGAAAGAG CGTGCTGCAGCCCAGGGCAGGGTACaaaaaccaaaacttttaatatacgacgaatatttgaaaaagtatgTCAGAGCAGAGGAATTATTATTGCCTGGAAAGAAG AAAACTATTGAAGGTCCAATTTCATTAAGAAGTTCCAATGAGCACTTGCTGTTTGatatattactgaaaaaatttattaatccAAAACTTGATCTACCAGCTAAAATCGTGCCTCTAGGAATAAAAGATGAACACGAATTTCATAATCTATATGATTTCAACAGAACAAACCAGGTAAACATTAACACTTCAAGTATAGATTACTTTTGGGGAAAGAAGAAAGGGTCCAAAGGTAAGAAACACTCAAACTATCCAGCACTGCCCCCAGTACATAACAAACCACAGGAAACAGGACCTTTCAGGGAGGGATGGGCTGGACAGCTGACAAAGCCTCCAGTATCTAATCCTAGACCAGAAAAAGGGAGTAGTAGCTGCTTCGAAGATCCTGACAAAGACCCTAAGAAGAAGCCaaagaagaaaaagcaaaagAATTTGGTATGTGGGAAAAACATCAAACAAGAAAAAGACATTTCTACGACCAAAGAGGCAAATGAAAACCTGAAATGTTTGGAATTACCAGAAAAAGACTGTAAGTATTCTAAAGATGTAAAACCTGCAGAATCTACATCACAACCCCAGTATGATGATAAGTGGTCTTCAAAATTGGATAAAGAACGTAGTAAAAAAGAAAGCaggaatgtatttaaaaacatttgctcaaaactatttttaagtggaaAATATGAGGAAAAAACACGTAAAAAGGAAAGCTCTGGCATGAGCCATAAAAGCTCAAGTCAACTTGAGAATGATTCTTGTAAATTAAAGGCAGACTTAGAAAATgagttaattaaaaaagtaaaagattgTAATAAAACTACTGAAAATATTAGCAAAATAGAGTATAAAAAAGACAACTTACCACATACCTCAAACAGTGCTCAAGGTAAGTATAATGTGTGTGATATGGGCAAAGAACCTAAAAAACCTGGTAAATCGGAATTAGTTACTCCTAAAAGTAAGTGTTTCCCAGATTTAAACACAAAGCCATGCCCTTGCACTTTGACAAGCAGTGTGACAAAAACCAAACCTGATCCATGTGGATTCATTTCTGCAAAGCCAGTAGtggaaaatactgtaaaatataaacaagagaCACCATGCAGTGAAAGTATTTGTAGAAAACCTTGTACcgatgataaaatattaaaacccagTAGTAAGTCAACCAGTATTTCAGCTCAACACGATACAACATCAGATACCAACATGACCGCAGGAAAAGGAAGTATATGTCCTGAAGTTAACAAAAGGTGTGTTACTGCAAACATTGATGAAATGAAAAAAGAATGTAAGAGATCAATAGCACAAGAATTTAAGACATCTAGTTTTCAAAAGGCTTTACAATGCACAGCTCTGATGGTAAATAAGAAAGATATATGTGATAATAAAAGCACTGcaactaaaaacataaaatacaactttatagTTGACCCGAAAGTTCAAAAGCTGAAACCGCCTTGTCCAAAGAATGATGATGTTTCAACAAAAGAAATTAGGAATAAAGAATGTAAAATCAGTAAAGAGCCTTCAAAAGAGCATAAAGTTATCTCTGATGTATTGAATGTTTGTGATTGCAAAGAAAAAACTTGTGATAAAGAGGAAAGCTCAAAAATTAATGATTCCTTTGAGGCATGtgacaaaaatatatgtaaaaatgataAGCAGTCTGTAAAATGCCCATTAAGTTTATCGGAATCTACTAATGTACAATGTCCAAAATCGAAAAAGGATGAGAATGTAACTCAAAGTgctaatatttgtacaaaattgaCAAGGAAAGATGCAGAACTTGTGTTAGCCGAGTGTCCAAAGCCAAAAACTAAGGAATGTGTATCGAAGAAAGATGATAGGATTCGTCAAACATCTAAGGGACCTCAAGAAACAAAAGAAAGAAATGCTAAAAGGCAATGTAAGTCTCTTTCAGCTTTTCAGTGTCAGCATATAGAGCCAAAAGTAACAGAAAAACTGCAAATAATATCGCAAGAAACATCTTTTAATCAAGTAGGTATGAATTCAGATTTGAGTAAACTGAAATTTGAGAAATACATgggattcaaaattaaaagatcatCTGCAGAAACGATTCAACCTGatgaaaacaaaatgaaaacatctAAATCTCCTTGTAAAAAGTTGAGTTCGATCGAAAAACCATGTGCTACATCTATTCGAGAAtcagaagtaaaaataaaagaacctaaaaaatataaaaacaatgaaaattattctaaacacaaaaaaattgATACCAAAATAACTAAAAGTGAGCTATGCTTGAAAAATAGTAAAACCTCTCTTAAAAAAGGCAAGTCATCAACAGATAAAAAGCTTAATTCAAAGAAATCTATATCCTGTCCCAACAAAATGAGGGAAGAAAAACGTAATGAGGTATGTGGTCAAAGTAAAACATCAGAACTATCGCCCAAGCGGTTTGAAGCCAAGATTTGTTCTCCTTCATCTGAAGTCAACAGCAAGACTAATACAAAGAAAGTTAGttccaaacaaaatattaaaaaaagtaagttgGTAGAGGACTGTTGTTTAAGTGATATTTCAAATATAGTTGAATCAAACAAGGAATGTACAATTAAAGATCTTAAAAAGTTTTCAGATCATTGTGAGCAAGACAATTCAGTAGAAAAAATTGATAAGGATTTGTCAAATCAATGCAACAAAAATGTAGATGATGGAGAATCTTTAAACAAGAAAGAAGCAATATGTGAAGAACAAGttgataaactaataaaaactaatggTAGTAAATGTTCTGAAATGAATAAGCCAGAGGAAAGTAAAATTAAGTGTCCCACAAATAAACAACCAAAATCTAGTAGTGAACAGAGTCAAGAAAGTATGAAgagaaaaatttcaaacaaagttaaaagaaataaaagtgcTGTTATATGTTCTTTTGATAAAGCCAGTAACAAAAGTATCTCTTTAAAATCAAAAGCAACACAAAATAGTAAGAAAATTCTTCTTAAAGCAAAAAGTTCAccaaatataactaaaacttcCTCAAAAGGAAAGAAAAGCAAATTTTGTAATAAGGTAAAAGAtcctaaaacacaaaaaagtaaaacatccATGAGAAATACAACTGTGTGCTCTAAACCCTCAAGAGACTTGGAAATTACTACCAAAGAAAAATCAAGTTCCTCAAAAACTAAACTATCAAAATCAAAGAATAGAGAAAAAAGCAAAGACTCAAAAGACAACATTTCTAAAAGTTCAAACAGAAGTAAGAGCACTAGAATGTGTTCTTTACAAACGCTACAAAAGAGGGTGACAGAAAACGCAGTTAAGAAATCAAAAACTGTTGAAGTTAAGTCTTTTAGTGAAATGAAGTCTAATGGGCCTGAGATAGACAAAGCAGATTTACAAAATGGATCTAGTGTATTAGGGAACCTTTCTGAAATCAAAGAGAAGAAAGTTCAAGACCGCAGTAACGAAAACATAGTTGTTCtatttgataaagaaaaaaaacttgataACTCTAATGTTCTTAATCCAAAGTCAGGAACAACAGCAGTTCAATACAGTCAAAAAAATGAATATTGGTATACTAATAATATGGGGAGCAAGTTTGCTTTAAAAGAAGGTGAGTCTCAAAATGAATATTCAAAATTAGAGTGTTCTAAATTGATGCATTCCCAAAGACATTTAACCATTCCAGAACATATaatccaacaaaataaaaacaacaaagataGCTCAACAGTTAAAACTATCCGAAGTAATCTACCCAAAATGACacagaaaacaagaaaaattgaATGCGCTTCAGTACAGAACAATAATACCACAGCcaaatttactaaaaaagatGAAGTTAATACAATGATAAAAATTGATAGAGAAGAATTGGACAGAATTGATGAAGGTAAAAACATTCAATCAGTTGAATCTAAAAAAATGGGGGAAAACTTCAAATGTAATGatagtgttatgaaaaaatatgatatcaaagataaacatgacaataaaaaaatcatattaacaaataaaagcAAAAGTAAAGATTCAATAGTAAGACCAATATTTGTCAAAAAACAGAATGTGATAGATCAACCAGTATGTGAAAACCTTCAATCTGCTATGCATTCAGAAATTAAGAgcaaagaaaatgaaaaacattggATTGGTAAAAATCTCACTGTTGGAAAGAAAGGTGTAATGCAAAAAAACAAATTCAGTcaagaacaaattattttgtcaaacaatattaaaaagacCATTAAAACTGATTTAGTAGACAAAAGTCTGCATAAACATCAGAACAATAACAAAAAAGACGAACTAAACATAAAAGAACTACTCAATCAACAAAAGTTGAcaaagttgaaaatttttaatccaACAATATCAAAACGTTTTGCATTAAGATCAATAAATGGAAGTCATGTTCTTCCAATTGCAATAAAAACTGAAAGAAATCGGGGAAAAAGTTCTTACAGCTCAACTGAAGGAAACAAACATAATTCAGATGCATtcaaaaaaacaataactgaaaCAATAAACAAACCTAGCACTGATAAAagtcatttaaatacaaataataaacttaataaaagaataaaaataggCACAGATTTAAATAGAGACAAAAAAATACAACCATTTAATGGCaccaataaattacaaccatatTTACCCTCCAAATCTCCAAAGGAGCATATGAATGGGAGTTTATGTAGTGACAATAAAAATTATggcagaaaaaatattatttcagacaGTAAAGCACAACACCAGGataaaagtataacattaaaaacatcaaatatatcaataaacaatGAGCAATATCCTAAAGataaacaaacttataaaaaagaaaagcatAATCATGTTTCAGAACAAATGGGTAGTACAAAACTATCTGtagttcaaaataatgaaaatgatcacattaacaaaaaatctttaaacaaaagTACAGTCGGTAATTTAAAATCTGATAACtgttcttcaaaattaaatatgctaAATATATTGATAAGCAATGGCAATCAGCCAAAAGATAAAGTAATTAATACAACAGATAAGACTGAAAAAATGCTTATGAAACTATCTAGTCCTGAACATAAAAAGGCTCAAACAAGTAGTGTCAAACAATCTTTGACTGGAAATGAAATTGGTCATTTAAAATCTGACAActattcttcaaaattaaatatgtcaGATATAGTAATAAGCAATGACAAGTGGTCCAGTGACAAAGAAAGTAATACTAAAGAAATGAAAAGAGATTTTAAGGCTGAAAAAATACATATGGAGCCATCTGCCCAGCAACTTAAAGAGGCTGTTTATAATAGCACCAAGCAATCTGTGACCAAAAATGTAACAGGTAATTTTAAATCTGACAACTTATTAAAACTACACAAaccagtttcaaacaaaattactCCCTCTttagaaaatagaataaaaaacagTCCATCtacttgtgtaaatttaaataaagattctcTTACAAATACCAAGGAAGATGTATCATCAGAAGTatcaaaaactaatacaaataatttacagGATACTTTAAACAATGTCAAAAGagagaaaatatatacaatacaaaatataaaaactaaaacagccCTGCAGTCACAAAAcaaaagaacaaatttaattaatgccaACTTAAAAAACCCTCCCAAATTAGAGAACttcaacagaaataaaaatgttaacattaaaagtaaaacatttattcaagAAACTTCAAGTTCTTTGGTAAACAGGAATAGGCCAAACACAGTTAATAATACCTTTGCTCATACTCAAAATCTGTCTTTAGTCAAAAGTCTCGCTgcaaaaaataatgttgaaaaacaACAAATACGACTTGAAGTAAAAAACGTTCAagataaaatgcaaaaaaatactGCTGATACAACAAAAAAGTTAACTAATCCTAGAGTGAAGTCATCTCTCTCACCCATTCAGAATGATACAATTGAACGACAAAGAACGTTCATGACAAAACCTGGTAAAAGGCtgaagaaaattatgaaaaagaacACCAGTTTGAAAGTTAAAAGATGTAAAACTTATGTGGTCTTGCGCAAAAGTAATATCACAAATTCACTCAGAGAAAATAGATCACTAGTTGGTAGTGTTCAAAGTAAAACACAAGAAACAGGAAATATGAAGCAAATTAACACTTCAAAAGAAAATGATGTaaagaaaagtataaaagtgGATAGAATAAGAAAGAGAGctagtgtaatttttaaagatCATAAAAGTAATAGTAACTTATCTCAGAGGAATGTCACAAATAACATCAACAACGGTTTAGATCAAggtaaaacaaatgaaaacaaaataaaaataccattgtCAAAAGAATTATCCAAGGTAAGCTTACTTAAATCAAACTCTGACCAAAATCTCAAAAGCTTATTGAACAGTAATATCAATGAGTCAGGCAAAAACTTGAACACCTCACATACTAATATTAACCGAGGCcagatgaataaaaacaaaactgtaaatgttttcCCATCAAGTAAATTGAATTCCACACATCATAGTCCATTTAAAAAGATCCCTGGTGCTAAATAA